In Aspergillus nidulans FGSC A4 chromosome II, a single window of DNA contains:
- a CDS encoding uncharacterized protein (transcript_id=CADANIAT00004232): MAHSHPNRCEMDVARSLIHLAHVPDGNENRNQDLDASAGVDTQLQPLSQDSILKAAQSEPQHSVIKTEPTDGQHGEPIHHAYNISYLRSPAQHITPNSTPVQCPPQTGAHAHAPVLASPMAGGGEALQGHLIRQQLLAGIPPEDIITIDRHYQDNPNTNINTPENPSLIHISNQGVFFPHVPPATYTPQTAYPVLNVNRMKGEAPPSRYLTVPTETHFNHKATFERAPATFVTNAAGNTLGAYGDLEDHHIETTSFSLSMGSYAQGEYMPLEYTQPASALNLNKAEYLFGSHSAIKNEPIAVTPRHILRSQETNASDPQFVGTAYVPHGFPSSQYEGHSGLRLNRMQKPSTRDPRRGYGTMYEYDRATFGSYQSTGQAYTASESDTGQRKADTPKCPSTDVQNIQTVIEGESYGVNLNTFNILLALFKHPEIAVRLTGELCVQDLINLQSTSRACHSFTVKYLPKIVRLQTLRRSRVASHIFPWRCYSKLRFRRIAIGNEIDPFSTTCSVDSVVASTASLRWLQMVRSRDQTVHIILACLQRAGYGFPLRYRFAIFKLWFLMDIPDTARRVWTVQNRNLWTDLDLFMAIFFIVRLDMYVKIMRKNQTGGQRRLIMAQPSLYLCRDMLLGRALRSDIELLRALIRWRYNPRPSEVPEGEIFGVPSAEVGSLQYEGYGKGREQNKKLRRPDEVILQEAQRRRLDVQQMYVRIFIHGQPQTFAQCERPLVPWDLEVRNATQDCDDPIGPFLVLD, from the coding sequence ATGGCTCATTCTCATCCCAACCGTTGCGAGATGGATGTAGCCCGTTCTCTCATCCATTTAGCTCATGTCCCCGACGGGAATGAGAACAGAAACCAGGACCTGGATGCAAGCGCGGGCGTCGACACTCAGTTACAGCCACTCTCGCAGGACTCTATTCTCAAAGCTGCACAAAGCGAGCCCCAGCACAGCGTGATCAAGACGGAGCCTACTGATGGTCAGCACGGAGAACCTATCCATCATGCATACAACATCAGCTATCTCAGATCACCTGCCCAGCATATAACTCCTAATTCTACCCCAGTTCAGTGCCCACCGCAGACTGGGGCTCACGCTCACGCTCCGGTCTTGGCTTCTCCTATggctggcggaggagaggcTCTTCAAGGACATCTCATCCGGCAACAGCTTCTGGCCGGTATTCCGCCAGAGGACATCATTACCATCGATCGGCACTATCAGGATAACCCAAACACTAATATAAATACGCCGGAGAATCCTTCGTTGATTCATATTTCCAATCAAGGCGTGTTCTTCCCTCATGTTCCGCCTGCAACCTACACTCCTCAAACAGCCTACCCGGTCCTAAACGTGAATAGGATGAAGGGAGAAGCTCCACCTTCGCGATATTTGACTGTACCTACGGAGACTCACTTCAATCACAAAGCAACTTTTGAGCGTGCTCCAGCTACCTTCGTCACTAACGCAGCGGGGAACACCCTGGGTGCATATGGAGATCTGGAAGATCATCATATAGAAACTACAAGTTTCTCTTTGAGCATGGGTTCATACGCTCAAGGTGAATACATGCCCTTAGAATATACTCAGCCGGCGAGCGCCCTCAATCTGAACAAGGCGGAGTATCTCTTTGGATCACACTCGGCTATCAAGAACGAACCTATTGCGGTAACTCCACGGCACATCCTGCGAAGTCAGGAGACAAATGCCTCTGATCCACAATTTGTTGGAACGGCTTATGTTCCTCATGGTTTCCCTAGCTCGCAATACGAAGGTCATTCAGGTCTTCGATTAAACCGGATGCAAAAGCCCTCGACCAGGGACCCACGAAGGGGCTATGGAACCATGTATGAATATGATAGAGCTACATTTGGAAGTTACCAAAGCACGGGTCAAGCTTACACTGCTAGTGAGAGTGATACTGGTCAGCGCAAGGCCGATACACCTAAATGTCCCTCTACTGACGTCCAAAATATCCAAACTGTAATTGAGGGTGAGAGTTATGGCGTCAATCTTAATACCTTCAACATACTCCTCGCTCTTTTCAAGCACCCAGAGATCGCCGTCCGACTTACGGGTGAACTTTGTGTTCAGGATCTCATCAATCTACAGTCGACGTCGAGGGCGTGTCATAGCTTCACGGTCAAGTACCTTCCGAAAATTGTGCGGCTTCAGACACTACGCCGGTCGCGTGTGGCGTCCCACATCTTCCCGTGGCGTTGTTACTCGAAGCTACGGTTTAGGCGAATTGCAATAGGTAATGAAATCGACCCCTTTTCCACAACCTGTTCCGTCGACTCTGTCGTCGCCTCTACCGCTTCTTTGCGCTGGTTACAGATGGTCAGATCCCGCGATCAAACCGTTCATATAATTCTCGCCTGTCTCCAAAGAGCTGGTTATGGTTTCCCTTTGCGCTATAGGTTTGCCATCTTCAAACTTTGGTTCCTGATGGACATTCCCGATACAGCGCGTCGTGTATGGACCGTCCAGAACCGGAATCTCTGGACAGACCTCGATCTATTTATGGCCATTTTCTTCATAGTGCGACTTGACATGTACGTTAAGATCATGCGCAAAAATCAGACTGGCGGCCAGCGACGCCTTATCATGGCTCAGCCTAGTCTTTATCTCTGTCGCGATATGCTGCTTGGTCGTGCTCTGAGAAGCGATATAGAGCTTCTCAGGGCCCTAATTCGCTGGAGGTACAATCCTCGACCTAGTGAAGTACCTGAAGGTGAGATTTTTGGGGTGCCGTCTGCCGAGGTGGGCTCTTTGCAATATGAAGGGTACGGCAAAGGTCGCgaacagaacaagaaactGCGGCGTCCAGATGAGGTTATTCTACAAGAGGCCCAAAGAAGACGGCTTGATGTTCAACAGATGTACGTGCGGATCTTTATCCATGGCCAGCCTCAGACATTTGCCCAATGTGAGCGTCCGCTCGTCCCCTGGGATCTGGAAGTCAGGAATGCGACTCAAGATTGTGATGATCCCATTGGCCCTTTCTTGGTGTTAGACTAA
- a CDS encoding eukaryotic translation initiation factor 4E (transcript_id=CADANIAT00004234): MENANLWTRRNNTSKLSLSMAGTDNKEGGARVDLSRTSKRFGPDSSHGRSNPFNALSPLSAGVSSPSTNASSAFGLGSGAFASFGAPKTPGGSSEVKTPGERRENPTDRTASSAEGIKSKASEPHLKEHVLRSTWIIWYRPPTPKYSDYEKSTAPLASIHSVESFWSVYSHLKRPSLLPTVSDYHIFKKGIRPVWEDEANKKGGKWIVRLKKGVADRYWEDLLLAMIGDQFAEASDEICGAVLSVRSGEDVLAVWTRIDGGRNIKIRETIKRLLAFPADTNIVWKSHDDSIAQRSAIDQARQEKAANNHHHHHNHHNHHHNQNPHHQYGGDRRRPTADDSTGDKGKGPAS; encoded by the exons ATGGAGAACGCGAACCTGTGGACTCGCCGAAACAA CACCTCGAAGCTTTCTCTGTCAATGGCAGGGACTGACAACAAAGAGGGTGGCGCCAGAGTTGACCTTTCCCGCACATCAAAGCGCTTTGGCCCCGACAGCTCCCATGGCCGGTCCAATCCTTTTAACGCTCTTTCTCCCCTGTCTGCGGGCGTGTCCTCTCCATCTACGAATGCGTCATCTGCCTTTGGCCTCGGTTCCGGTGCGTTCGCCTCGTTCGGGGCGCCCAAAACACCCGGAGGTTCGTCGGAGGTGAAGACTCCTGGAGAAAGGAGGGAGAATCCCACTGATCGGACGGCATCATCCGCGGAGGGTATCAAGTCGAAGGCTTCTGAACCCCATCTCAAGGAGCACGTCCTGCGATCCACTTGGATTATCTGGTACCGTCCTCCTACCCCCAAATATTCCGACTATGAGAAGTCCACCGCACCGCTCGCCTCAATCCATTCGGTTGAGAGCTTTTGGTCGGTATACTCGCACCTCAAAAGGCCTTCGCTCCTTCCTACCGTTTCCGACTATCATATCTTTAAGAAGGGGATTCGGCCGGTATGGGAAGACGAGGCCAATAAGAAGGGCGGAAAATGGATTGTCAGACTGAAGAAGGGAGTGGCGGACCGATATTGGGAggatcttctcctggccaTGATTGGTGATCAGTTTGCGGAGGCCAGTGACGAAATCTGCGGCGCTGTTCTCAGTGTGCGAAGTGGTGAAGATGTTTTGGCCGTTTGGACCCGGATCGACGGTGGGCGAAACATCAAGATCAG AGAGACCATTAAACGGTTGCTCGCCTTCCCCGCAGACACCAACATTGTCTGGAAGAGCCACGATGACAGCATTGCCCAACGCTCCGCTATTGATCAGGCTCGACAAGAGAAGGCCGCTAACAaccaccatcatcaccacaACCATCATAATCACCATCACAACCAGAaccctcatcatcagtaTGGTGGAGACCGCCGAAGGCCAACGGCTGATGACTCCACGGGAGATAAGGGAAAGGGACCGGCATCTTGA
- a CDS encoding protein stk47 (transcript_id=CADANIAT00004233): MRQTRTAAKDSSFVLISRSGHFLANQCLASSCCSSVNLLEPDAAGSEDYMAGSHRSPVLKDQWRGSSGEVGDQRGREKHSRPRGSHRDRGRERFRDQDRHHHHPPNDDRLHRSSRSPPPRSFPGPDNKPQHRDFSTNIASTRASPAPSRSEIRPSQNINRPDSPERIGYRVTNSHMRSAERNHRREDSPSAPPFKRQRTHSPPPDGFQGRPPTHSRGAPPRHGRDFDREPSHSKGRGGRPPGRGRPSRRPSPRRERERRKHDSGLRDPSRNRQPWSHDWEDKPPIHPSRRYRSPPLDGIERDSYLRSPSRVSAGTLDSRTSALSRRGSKGDIAMHPPPSPSRLSLDRVPDTGYGAGLPERSRASRSPVNSYHESTRPSSPYSTARSGRSGQHSSHPSQHSFRASNFSEHDSPSRLSHGQPTSSHHVAPSHSYRDGQQRYQETHQDRRISGIVPTAPLSHARNRFSSPQRDASASRSRAGPPSPPQGPAADDPPPPPPPPTEPRSHREGYQNLTNHRPASRETRAPDEGSGHDSGSGFRAGQTGQPDTRPPEPPSGPSKGGKISFAFKAKTGPPSAPKPVPDLAQRMLAREPPQRVAEPPRSKMSSGPPPRFKPEPRFDRRDRDRDRHRDRDRNRGRNDRRDYREPRGSREARDYRDSRRDDRRVDPRDKRRNDKASGVRPERRHDPSPEPVKRSKIMLRLKPRPTISEEFANSDSVYFRKPGNESVIGAGTYGKVFKAIHVYTQRKVALKKIRMEGEKDGFPVTAVREIKLLQHLRNHNVVSLLEVMVEKNECFMVFEYLSHDLTGLINHPTFTLTAAHKKDLAKQMFEGLSYLHHRGVLHRDIKAANILISNQGRLKYADFGLARFFSKSRQLDYTNRVITIWYRPPELLLGETQYGPAVDVWSAACVYVEMFTKKAVFPGEGGEISQLDKLYNTLGTPTRAEWPNIVEMPWFELMRPTERRKRIFEDIYRDILSPAALDMVSQVFRYDPAKRPSAEDVLAHPYFHSEEPSPQQPIELENIQGDWHEFESKALRKERDREARRAEYQRDKEKRKILAAQDERETKRIKPDTSDGLTSSVPQPGQQ; encoded by the exons ATGCGGCAAACGAGGACCGCCGCCAAAGATTCATCATTTGTGCTCATCAGCAGATCTGGCCACTTCCTCGCTAACCAGTGTCTTGCATCGTCGTGCTGTTCGTCGGTAAACCTTCTTGAACCAGATGCAGCAGGAAGCGAAGATTACATGGCTGGGTCCCATAGGAGTCCGGTGCTAAAAGACCAGTGGAGAGGTTCTTCCGGCGAAGTTGGAGACCAGCGTGGCCGTGAGAAGCATAGTAGGCCTCGAGGCTCTCACCGCGATAGGGGGAGGGAAAGATTTCGCGACCAAGACcgtcaccatcatcatccgccCAACGACGACCGGCTTCATCGCTCGTCACGGTCGCCGCCACCGCGTTCCTTCCCCGGTCCGGATAACAAACCTCAACATCGTGATTTTTCCACTAACATTGCTTCCACCCGCGCTTCACCAGCCCCATCACGCTCGGAAATACGGCCGAGCCAAAATATAAATCGACCTGATTCTCCTGAACGCATCGGTTATCGCGTTACTAATTCACATATGAGATCCGCAGAAAGAAACCATCGCCGAGAGGAttctccttcagctcctccattcAAAAGGCAAAGGACACACAGTCCTCCACCTGACGGTTTCCAGGGTCGACCGCCCACACACTCACGTGGAGCACCCCCTAGACACGGTCGCGATTTCGATCGGGAACCTTCACACAGCAaagggcgaggagggcgCCCGCCAGGCCGAGGCAGACCTAGTCGAAGGCCATCGCCtcgaagggagagggagcgGCGGAAACACGATAGCGGTCTTCGGGATCCGTCAAGAAACAGACAACCCTGGTCTCATGACTGGGAGGACAAACCGCCTATACATCCGAGCCGGCGCTACCGCAGTCCTCCTTTAGACGGAATCGAACGGGATTCCTATCTCCGATCGCCTTCTCGCGTATCGGCAGGTACTCTAGATTCAAGGACGTCGGCACTTTCCCGTCGGGGATCAAAAGGCGACATTGCAATGCACCCACCTCCCTCACCCTCTAGGCTAAGTCTAGACCGCGTTCCAGATACAGGATACGGAGCCGGTCTTCCTGAACGAAGCCGAGCTTCAAGGTCCCCAGTCAATTCATATCATGAATCTACCCGTCCTAGTTCGCCTTATTCTACTGCACGCAGTGGACGAAGCGGGCAGCATTCTTCACACCCTAGCCAGCATAG TTTTAGGGCAAGCAATTTCTCCGAACATGATTCACCCAGCCGTCTCTCTCATGGCCAGCCCACTTCGTCGCACCACGTAGCACCGTCACATTCCTATCGTGATGGGCAGCAAAGATACCAAGAAACTCACCAAGATCGTCGCATATCTGGGATCGTCCCTACTGCTCCTCTGTCTCATGCCAGAAATCGTTTCAGCAGTCCTCAGCGAGATGCATCGGCTTCGCGAAGTAGGGCAGGGCCCCCCAGTCCTCCGCAAGGGCCCGCGGCAGACGACCCTCccccgcctccaccaccgcctaCGGAACCTCGGTCGCATCGAGAAGGGTATCAAAACCTCACAAATCACAGACCAGCAAGTCGCGAGACACGAGCACCAGATGAAGGTTCGGGGCATgattctggatctggattcCGAGCTGGTCAAACAGGGCAACCGGATACGCGTCCACCAGAACCCCCTTCCGGTCCTAGCAAAGGCGGAAAGATTAGCTTTGCGTTCAAGGCAAAGACTGGGCCGCCATCAGCTCCAAAACCTGTTCCTGATCTGGCTCAACGAATGCTAGCACGAGAACCGCCCCAGCGAGTTGCTGAACCCCCCCGAAGTAAAATGTCGTCTGGACCGCCGCCTAGATTCAAACCAGAGCCGCGTTTTGATCGCCGCGACAGAGATCGGGATCGTCATCGTGATAGAGATCGTAATAGAGGAAGGAACGATCGAAGAGACTACAGAGAACCGCGTGGGTCTCGTGAAGCGCGAGATTACCGTGACAGCAGAAGAGACGATCGGAGGGTTGACCCTCGGGATAAGCGAAGAAATGACAAAGCATCTGGGGTCCGACCTGAGCGTCGTCATGATCCCTCTCCAGAACCAGTAAAACGCTCGAAGATTATGCTTCGCCTCAAACCGCGTCCCACCATATCCGAGGAGTTTGCCAACTCAGATTCTGTCTACTTCCGCAAGCCTGGCAATGAGTCAGTCATTGGGGCCGGTACGTACGGAAAAGTGTTCAAGGCAATCCATGTCTATACTCAAAGAAAGGTTGCCCTGAAGAAGATTCGGatggaaggagagaaggacgGATTCCCTGTTACTGCTGTTCGAGAGATCAAATTACTCCAACACCTGCGGAATCATAATGTTGTCAGTTTGCTGGAAGTCATGGTCGAGAAGAATGAGTGCTTCATGGTTTTTGAATATCTCTCGCACGACCTCACGggcctcatcaaccatcCAACCTTTACTCTCACAGCTGCGCACAAGAAGGATCTTGCGAAACAAATGTTCGAGGGTCTGAGTTATCTCCACCATCGAGGAGTTCTACATCGGGACATTAAAGCTGCAAATATTCTGATCAGTAATCAAGGTCGACTCAAGTATGCTGACTTTGGCTTGGCTCGATTCTTTTCAAAGAGTCGTCAGCTTGACTATACAAATCGCGTCATCACTATTTGGTACCGGCCGCCGGAACTTCTTCTTGGTGAAACACAGTATGGGCCAGCGGTTGATGTTTGGAGTGCGGCCTGTGTTTATGTCGAAATGTTCACGAAAAAGGCAGTCTTCcctggagaaggaggggagaTTAGCCAACTCGACAAGCTTTACAATACCCTAGGAACGCCAACTCGTGCAGAGTGGCCGAATATTGTCGAAATGCCCTGGTTTGAGCTCATGCGGCCAACAGAGcgaaggaagaggatattCGAAGATATCTATCGGGACATCCTCTCTCCAGCCGCGTTGGATATGGTCTCCCAAGTGTTCCGTTATGATCCAGCCAAGCGTCCATCGGCTGAAGATGTTCTCGCCCACCCTTACTTCCATTCTGAGGAACCGAGCCCTCAACAGCCAATCGA ACTAGAGAATATCCAAGGCGACTGGCATGAGTTCGAATCCAAGGCGCTTCGGAAGGAAAGGGATAGGGAAGCGAGGCGCGCGGAATACCAGAGGGAtaaggagaaaagaaaaatcctGGCGGCACAGGATGAACGGGAAACCAAGCGTATCAAGCCTGATACCAGTGATGGGTTAACATCATCCGTACCGCAGCCTGGGCAGCAGTAG